A region of Jannaschia sp. W003 DNA encodes the following proteins:
- the ihfB gene encoding integration host factor subunit beta, translating into MIRSELIQKLADENPHLYHRDVERIVNTIFEEITDALSAGDRVELRGFGAFSVKQRDARVGRNPRTGETVQVAEKHVPFFKAGKLLRDRLNGK; encoded by the coding sequence ATGATCCGATCGGAACTTATCCAGAAGCTCGCCGACGAGAACCCGCACCTCTACCACCGGGATGTCGAACGCATCGTCAACACGATCTTCGAGGAGATCACCGACGCGCTCAGTGCCGGCGACCGCGTCGAACTCCGGGGCTTCGGCGCCTTCTCCGTGAAGCAGCGCGACGCCCGCGTGGGCCGCAACCCCCGCACCGGCGAGACCGTCCAGGTCGCCGAGAAGCACGTGCCCTTCTTCAAGGCCGGCAAACTGCTTCGG